From one Humulus lupulus chromosome 8, drHumLupu1.1, whole genome shotgun sequence genomic stretch:
- the LOC133795654 gene encoding uncharacterized protein LOC133795654 — protein MVREVVQKFSDGRSAHATEHMDLVSRTTERSPFVEWIQNKPKPWDFVIPPLPAFNGKGDPLNHLFLFQQKMALEANNEAIQCKVFSITFSGPALLWFSQLKSGSVNNFGDLCRAFLQQYNANREAPRTMEDLYRIEQGENEHPKSYLQCFIDFVHQIHDVELVTAANLFVKILQVGSLLHENLTLTPPYDMAEIQTHAEGVFRVLEFREHAQKKSALISTPPANNPPSPSARDDKRKRRRQIT, from the coding sequence ATGGTGCGAGAAGTGGTGCAGAAGTTCTCAGACGGGAGGTCTGCTCACGCTACTGAACACATGGATTTGGTTTCAAGGACCACTGAAAGATCACCTTTTGTAGAGTGGATACAGAACAAGCCCAAACCATGGGACTTCGTAATCCCTCCACTGCCCGCATTTAATGGAAAAGGAGACCCGCTTAACCATCTATTCCTATTCCAGCAGAAGATGGCCTTGGAAGCCAATAATGAAGCCATACAATGCAAAGTCTTCTCCATAACTTTTTCTGGGCCAGCCCTGCTATGGTTCAGCCAGTTGAAATCTGGTTCTGTCAAcaattttggtgatctttgcagAGCCTTCCTCCAACAGTATAATGCTAACCGTGAAGCACCAAGAACGATGGAAGATCTCTACCGAATCGAGCAAGGCGAAAATGAACACCCAAAGTCATACCTACAATGTTTCATCGACTTTGTACATCAGATCCACGATGTCGAGCTAGTCACCGCGGCAAACCTCTTCGTCAAAATCCTACAGGTGGGGTCTCTCTTACACGAAAATCTCACCTTGACACCGCCGTACGACATGGCAGAAATCCAGACTCACGCTGAAGGCGTCTTTAGGGTTCTGGAATTCCGGGAACATGCGCAGAAGAAGTCAGCCCTTATTTCTACGCCACCAGCAAATAACCCTCCTTCGCCATCTGCAAGGGACGACAAAAGGAAAAGACGGAGACAGATTACATGA